Proteins encoded within one genomic window of Brachybacterium muris:
- a CDS encoding transglycosylase family protein — protein MTEPRRTPTHRADGSAQYFKGARVAPKVAAATGCAVIAAGLSLGGAGLATADDSVWDKVAQCESGGNWSINTGNGYYGGLQFSRSTWKAFGGAEYASTANGATKGEQIAVAKRTLHQQGPGAWPTCSKKAGLTRTNGGADPHAQPGGGAGASRSEGRTPAPKPAPAPSAGALVVDGKFGPASTRALERWIGVNADGYLSSGDVKTLQSRIGAKADGKIGPETTRQLRAAIGLGSNGARDFRYDRGTVRALQQFLNSGAPAAKAAAPAPAPKPAPAPSRGGSSSAGALVVDGKFGPKTTRAVEEWIGVQQDGRLSTSDVKVLQSKIGAEADGKIGAETTRKLRAAIGHSNNGVWDFRTNYATVKALQEYLNAN, from the coding sequence ATGACCGAGCCCCGTCGTACCCCCACCCACCGCGCCGACGGCAGCGCCCAGTACTTCAAGGGCGCGCGCGTGGCCCCCAAGGTCGCGGCCGCCACCGGCTGTGCCGTGATCGCTGCGGGTCTGAGCCTCGGTGGTGCGGGCCTGGCCACCGCGGACGACTCCGTGTGGGACAAGGTCGCCCAGTGCGAGTCCGGCGGGAACTGGTCGATCAACACCGGCAACGGCTACTACGGTGGCCTGCAGTTCTCCCGTTCCACCTGGAAGGCCTTCGGCGGCGCCGAGTACGCCTCCACCGCCAACGGGGCCACCAAGGGTGAGCAGATCGCGGTCGCCAAGCGCACCCTGCATCAGCAGGGCCCCGGCGCCTGGCCCACCTGCAGCAAGAAGGCCGGCCTGACCCGCACCAACGGTGGTGCGGACCCTCACGCCCAGCCCGGTGGTGGCGCGGGGGCCTCCCGCTCCGAGGGGCGTACCCCGGCACCGAAGCCCGCCCCGGCCCCGTCCGCGGGCGCGCTGGTGGTGGATGGGAAGTTCGGCCCGGCCAGCACTCGCGCCCTGGAGCGCTGGATCGGAGTGAACGCCGACGGCTACCTCTCCAGCGGCGACGTGAAGACCCTGCAGTCGCGCATCGGCGCCAAGGCCGACGGCAAGATCGGACCGGAGACCACTCGCCAGTTGCGTGCCGCTATCGGCCTGGGCAGCAATGGTGCCCGCGACTTCCGGTACGACCGCGGCACCGTGCGCGCCCTGCAGCAGTTCCTGAACAGTGGTGCCCCCGCCGCGAAGGCGGCCGCCCCGGCGCCGGCACCGAAGCCCGCCCCGGCTCCGTCGCGCGGTGGTTCGTCCTCTGCCGGAGCCCTGGTGGTGGACGGCAAGTTCGGTCCCAAGACCACGCGTGCGGTGGAGGAGTGGATCGGGGTCCAGCAGGACGGCCGCCTCTCCACCAGTGACGTGAAGGTGCTGCAGTCGAAGATCGGCGCCGAGGCCGACGGCAAGATCGGTGCGGAGACCACCCGCAAGCTGCGCGCCGCCATCGGCCACAGCAACAACGGTGTGTGGGACTTCCGCACCAACTACGCCACCGTGAAGGCGCTGCAGGAGTACCTCAACGCCAACTGA
- a CDS encoding TetR/AcrR family transcriptional regulator, whose protein sequence is MTARDAVLDAYQAMLLEEGQRATTLEAVAARAGVSKGGLLYHFKSKEALAEGLIERLEALMAEDLEAMRSADDGPSRYYVRTSVWTDSALDRALVAVSQLAQESHPEARATMARARDAWLALIREEVDSPAIAHAILLIGDGLYFDAALTGGSLSTEVAQVAVEELLPVVDHLLELGRG, encoded by the coding sequence ATGACCGCTCGCGATGCCGTGCTCGATGCCTACCAGGCGATGCTCCTGGAGGAGGGCCAGCGCGCCACCACGCTGGAGGCGGTCGCAGCCCGCGCGGGGGTGTCCAAGGGCGGGCTGCTGTACCACTTCAAGTCCAAGGAAGCCCTGGCCGAGGGCCTGATCGAGCGGCTCGAGGCCCTGATGGCCGAGGACCTCGAGGCGATGCGCTCGGCCGACGACGGGCCCTCCCGCTACTACGTGCGCACCTCGGTGTGGACCGATTCCGCGCTGGACCGGGCCCTGGTGGCGGTCTCGCAGCTCGCCCAGGAGTCCCATCCCGAGGCCCGGGCAACGATGGCGCGTGCCCGTGATGCGTGGCTGGCGCTGATCCGCGAGGAGGTGGACTCCCCCGCGATCGCCCACGCGATCTTGCTGATCGGTGACGGCCTCTACTTCGATGCGGCGCTCACCGGCGGATCGCTGTCCACCGAGGTGGCACAGGTGGCCGTGGAGGAGCTGCTGCCGGTGGTGGACCACCTGCTGGAGCTGGGCCGGGGCTGA